A region of Paraburkholderia sp. BL23I1N1 DNA encodes the following proteins:
- a CDS encoding UPF0280 family protein has product MNATRTQLDAARWHWQHGPIDLILSADGEPSAVQAAYEACWARFVDVLPELVGELKLLRQPVPSDAAHGDNVLNGSVARRMWSACHPHRARYITPMAAVAGSVADELITAFAGEGIARAFINNCGDIALYLSEGQQYRVGVFADLATFSGTTLSGDQALDANLTLDAAMPIRGVATSGWRGRSFSLGIADSVTVLARNAATADAAATMIANAVNLDHAGIVRRPASSLKDDSDLGDMLVTVDVPSLPQPSIDFALARGVEAARRLQEQGLIEGAALFLQGRARVTDTHRNGALFRNRAEITTEAPCSKYAAC; this is encoded by the coding sequence ATGAACGCAACCCGCACCCAACTCGACGCGGCCCGCTGGCATTGGCAGCATGGTCCGATCGATCTGATCCTCAGCGCGGACGGCGAACCCTCGGCGGTGCAGGCCGCGTACGAGGCGTGCTGGGCGCGTTTTGTAGACGTGTTGCCTGAGTTGGTCGGCGAGTTGAAGCTGCTGCGGCAGCCAGTGCCGAGCGACGCGGCGCATGGCGACAACGTGCTGAACGGCTCCGTTGCGCGCCGCATGTGGAGCGCCTGCCATCCTCACCGCGCACGCTACATCACGCCGATGGCGGCGGTTGCAGGCAGTGTCGCGGATGAATTGATCACGGCGTTCGCAGGTGAAGGCATAGCGCGCGCCTTCATCAACAACTGCGGCGACATCGCGCTCTATCTGAGCGAAGGGCAACAATACCGCGTCGGCGTGTTCGCCGATCTGGCGACGTTCTCCGGTACGACGCTGTCAGGCGATCAAGCGCTAGACGCAAACCTGACGCTCGACGCCGCCATGCCGATTCGCGGCGTCGCGACAAGCGGCTGGCGTGGGCGCAGCTTTAGCCTCGGCATTGCCGACAGCGTGACGGTGCTCGCCCGCAACGCCGCCACCGCCGATGCCGCCGCGACGATGATCGCCAACGCCGTCAATCTCGACCATGCGGGCATTGTGCGCAGGCCGGCTTCGTCGCTGAAGGACGATAGCGATCTGGGCGACATGCTCGTGACGGTCGACGTGCCGTCCTTGCCGCAACCGTCGATCGATTTCGCGCTCGCGCGCGGCGTCGAGGCAGCGCGACGTTTGCAGGAACAAGGCTTGATCGAAGGTGCCGCGCTGTTCTTGCAAGGGCGGGCACGTGTGACCGATACGCATCGCAATGGCGCGTTATTCAGGAATCGCGCTGAAATAACAACGGAGGCTCCGTGTTCGAAATACGCCGCGTGCTGA
- a CDS encoding amino acid synthesis family protein, producing MFEIRRVLTHVEDIFHEFGPAPAQPLRRGAIAAVMTNPFAGRYEARIEHAMEALKPIGLDMAQRLLAAMAVPHASIESYGKGAIVGSRGELEHGALWHVPGGYAMRELLEKNGVPTNAIVPSTKKVGAPSTALDVPLTHVNASYVRSHFDAIEVRVPGAPAADELVVILVMSTGQRVHARVGGLAKEAIVGKDGLR from the coding sequence GTGTTCGAAATACGCCGCGTGCTGACGCACGTCGAAGACATTTTCCACGAGTTCGGTCCCGCGCCCGCACAGCCGTTGCGGCGCGGCGCGATTGCCGCGGTAATGACGAATCCGTTCGCCGGCCGCTACGAAGCTAGAATCGAGCACGCGATGGAAGCGCTCAAGCCAATCGGCCTCGACATGGCGCAGCGGCTGCTGGCGGCGATGGCCGTGCCGCACGCGTCGATCGAAAGCTACGGCAAGGGTGCAATCGTCGGCTCGCGTGGCGAACTCGAGCACGGCGCGTTGTGGCATGTCCCCGGTGGCTATGCGATGCGCGAATTGCTGGAGAAAAACGGCGTGCCGACCAACGCAATCGTGCCGTCGACCAAGAAAGTCGGCGCGCCTTCCACCGCGCTCGACGTGCCACTGACCCATGTCAACGCGAGCTACGTGCGCAGCCATTTCGACGCGATCGAAGTGCGGGTGCCCGGTGCGCCCGCTGCGGACGAACTGGTGGTTATCCTCGTGATGAGCACCGGACAGCGCGTGCATGCGCGTGTCGGCGGGCTTGCGAAAGAGGCGATTGTGGGCAAGGACGGTCTGCGTTGA
- a CDS encoding amino acid synthesis family protein, protein MAIKLRKLVVQVDETRIEMGQAVEPPSRRAVAIAVIDNPYAGRYEPTLDALIEAGEELGALLGNKCVEALGIKPGEAQSYGKAAIVGEAGELEHAAAILHPKLGAPLRVAVEKGAALVPSAKKMGTLGTAIDVPLGHKDAAFVRSHFDAIEARVSDAPRANEIVVAVAVTASGRPLPRIGGLQVSEIKGEDGLR, encoded by the coding sequence ATGGCAATCAAGCTTCGCAAGCTCGTCGTACAGGTCGATGAAACACGCATTGAAATGGGGCAGGCCGTCGAGCCGCCGTCACGCCGTGCAGTCGCGATTGCGGTGATCGATAATCCGTACGCGGGCCGCTACGAACCCACGCTGGACGCGTTGATCGAAGCCGGCGAGGAACTCGGCGCGTTGCTCGGCAATAAGTGCGTCGAGGCGTTAGGCATCAAACCGGGCGAAGCGCAAAGCTACGGCAAGGCGGCGATCGTCGGCGAAGCGGGCGAGCTCGAACATGCGGCCGCGATCCTGCATCCCAAGCTCGGCGCTCCGCTGCGGGTCGCGGTCGAAAAGGGCGCGGCGCTGGTGCCATCGGCGAAAAAAATGGGTACGCTCGGCACTGCAATCGACGTGCCGCTGGGCCACAAGGACGCCGCCTTCGTGCGCAGCCATTTCGACGCGATCGAGGCGCGGGTGTCGGACGCGCCGCGTGCGAACGAAATCGTCGTGGCCGTTGCGGTGACGGCTTCGGGCCGGCCGCTGCCGCGCATCGGCGGCTTGCAGGTGAGTGAAATCAAGGGCGAAGACGGTTTGCGCTGA